Genomic window (Manduca sexta isolate Smith_Timp_Sample1 chromosome 26, JHU_Msex_v1.0, whole genome shotgun sequence):
AGTTAatgagattagcgcgtacaacgtacaaaccaacaaacttttcacctttataatatacttttgtagAAGTAAGATAAACTTTTTCTCGCGGGccgagccgcgagcaaaagctagtcttttatacgtatataatttttcatatcaTCACGCCATTTCCTGTTTTCAAGATGAGGTAGAGATGAAACACATCTTAGGTACCTAATTTAAGTTTACATTACTGGGTGTTGCAGGTAGCGATCTGGTGTTAACAACTGGAGCTTGGAATTGATTCTGGTAAATAGCAATTTACCGCAGTCAATTCCTAACTCCAGGTTCAATACAATTAAGTACCCGATCCGGTGATTGAACTCAAGACATTAGCAGATGTCGTACCGCGTACGCTATAGgtactacaactacgccactgagaatTTCATTTACGTAATAATTAACCAGGGTTATCATTATcactttaattacttataaacaaTTGTATATCGGTCATAATGGTTAAGAATATTTAACCATTCGAGCTAACAGTGAGATTCTGTTTAgtcgtataatttttttatcttataccATCGAGGAATTTTACTATGAAGGTGATAATCACAGGTGCCGCCGGCTTTCTTGGATCACGAGTGGCAGACTTCTTGTTGAACGAATCTTCTCTAAGCGTCACAAAGCTGGTGCTAGTAGACGTTACAAAACCGCAATCTCGTCCAGATATACGCGTGCACACTTTAGCAATTGATTTAGGTGCAGAAAGCGCTGCCGAAGATCTCTTGTCTGATGGAGCCGATGTACTATTTCATCTCGCGGCCGTTGTGAGCGGTCATGCTGAAGCCGATTTTGATCTCGGACTACGAGTAAACTTCGACGCTACGAGGAATCTTCTGGAGGCAGCGCGACGCTATGCACCTGCCCTTCGATTTGTGTTTACGAGCACAGTAGGCGTGTTCGGTGGGACTCTACCGCAAGTTGTGGACGATTTTACAGCAACAACGCCACAGAACTCTTATGGTATAGCTAAGGCAATGAGTGAACTGCTTGTGAACGATTACTCTAGACGCGGATACGTAGATGGGCGAGTGGTGCGACTGCCCA
Coding sequences:
- the LOC115453835 gene encoding D-erythronate dehydrogenase, producing MKVIITGAAGFLGSRVADFLLNESSLSVTKLVLVDVTKPQSRPDIRVHTLAIDLGAESAAEDLLSDGADVLFHLAAVVSGHAEADFDLGLRVNFDATRNLLEAARRYAPALRFVFTSTVGVFGGTLPQVVDDFTATTPQNSYGIAKAMSELLVNDYSRRGYVDGRVVRLPTISVRAGIANKAVTSFASGIIREPLNGERSICPVPLEQELWLMSPGTAVQNIVHAATLSSSEFGPWRCVNLPGLCVAVRDMVSALRTIAGDQVAALVTYEIDENISRMVASFPSKFNTSRALSLGFVMDTNFVDVIRNYIKYDLNKPINN